From Xyrauchen texanus isolate HMW12.3.18 chromosome 36, RBS_HiC_50CHRs, whole genome shotgun sequence, one genomic window encodes:
- the LOC127630171 gene encoding calcium/calmodulin-dependent protein kinase kinase 1-like isoform X1, with product MRHSFCILFHRPVISEGPKELITRMLDKIAETRITIPEIKLHPWVTCDGTDLLPLEEEHCTMVEVTEEEVQNSVKLVPSLSTMILVKSMLRKRSFSNPFECPRHRQGRSMSAPGGLTLDKSMFRSLSRGSNSVGSRGELENLIEDETFT from the exons ATGCGTCATTCTTTTTGTATTCTGTTTCACAGGCCAGTGATCAGTGAGGGCCCCAAGGAACTCATTACCAGAATGCTGGATAAAATCGCTGAAACTAGAATCACCATTCCAGAAATAAAG TTGCACCCATGGGTCACGTGTGATGGCACTGATCTCTTGCCCCTGGAAGAGGAGCACTGTACCATGGTGGAGGTAACAGAAGAGGAGGTGCAGAACTCTGTGAAACTCGTTCCCAGCCTGTCTACTATG ATACTGGTGAAATCCATGTTGAGAAAGCGTTCCTTCAGTAACCCGTTTGAGTGTCCAAGACACAGGCAGGGCAGGTCCATGTCTGCTCCTGGAGGTCTGACATT GGATAAGTCAATGTTTCGATCTCTAAG CAGAGGGAGTAATAGTGTCGGGAGCAGAGGAGAACTGGAGAACCTTATTGAGGATGAAACTTTCACTTGA
- the LOC127630171 gene encoding calcium/calmodulin-dependent protein kinase kinase 1-like isoform X2, whose product MPVEFLYKPVISEGPKELITRMLDKIAETRITIPEIKLHPWVTCDGTDLLPLEEEHCTMVEVTEEEVQNSVKLVPSLSTMILVKSMLRKRSFSNPFECPRHRQGRSMSAPGGLTLDKSMFRSLSRGSNSVGSRGELENLIEDETFT is encoded by the exons ATGCCAGTGGAGTTCCTGTACAA GCCAGTGATCAGTGAGGGCCCCAAGGAACTCATTACCAGAATGCTGGATAAAATCGCTGAAACTAGAATCACCATTCCAGAAATAAAG TTGCACCCATGGGTCACGTGTGATGGCACTGATCTCTTGCCCCTGGAAGAGGAGCACTGTACCATGGTGGAGGTAACAGAAGAGGAGGTGCAGAACTCTGTGAAACTCGTTCCCAGCCTGTCTACTATG ATACTGGTGAAATCCATGTTGAGAAAGCGTTCCTTCAGTAACCCGTTTGAGTGTCCAAGACACAGGCAGGGCAGGTCCATGTCTGCTCCTGGAGGTCTGACATT GGATAAGTCAATGTTTCGATCTCTAAG CAGAGGGAGTAATAGTGTCGGGAGCAGAGGAGAACTGGAGAACCTTATTGAGGATGAAACTTTCACTTGA